The Girardinichthys multiradiatus isolate DD_20200921_A chromosome Y, DD_fGirMul_XY1, whole genome shotgun sequence genome has a window encoding:
- the LOC124863813 gene encoding epithelial membrane protein 2-like: protein MLIILAFIILFHLAAAILLFVATIHNAWWVVSPPGRDVIYADLWYSCNATCYPVENSHSVEAAYLQAVQATIILATILCCVSFFVFMLQLFSIKQGERFIFAAIIQLLASLCVMISVSIYTAENKNFHVLSLRQGSYGSSYTVAWVSFPMTLISGLMYLVLRKRK from the exons ATGTTAATCATCTTAGCCTTCATCATCCTCTTTCACCTTGCTGCAGCCATACTGCTCTTTGTTGCTACAATTCACAAT GCGTGGTGGGTGGTGTCACCACCTGGACGTGATGTAATCTATGCTGACTTGTGGTACTCCTGTAATGCCACCTGCTACCCCGTGGAGAACAGCCACTCTGTTGAAGCTG cTTATTTACAGGCAGTTCAGGCTACTATCATCCTGGCGACCATTTTGTGCTGTGTCAGCTTCTTTGTCTTCATGCTTCAGCTGTTCAGCATCAAACAGGGGGAGAGATTCATTTTCGCAGCTATTATCCAGTTGCTTGCTT CTCTATGTGTGATGATCTCTGTGTCCATCTACACAGCTGAGAACAAGAACTTCCATGTGCTCAGTCTCAGACAAGGCTCCTATGGTTCCTCTTATACTGTGGCATGGGTTAGCTTTCCCATGACTCTCATCAGCGGCCTTATGTACTTGGTGCTCAGGAAACGTAAATAG